ATGGTAATAAAAGTATTTGCCACATTCCGGCAAATTGTAAAGGGCAAGCAGGTTTCCGTTGAATTTAAGGATGGGCAAACGATCGGCCAGTTATTGCAAAGTCTAATCGAGCAGTTTCCAGCTTTTCAAAATGAGTTGTTCGATGAAGAAAACCAGTTGCATCAACATGTTCATGTATTTATAAACGGAAAAAACATTATTCACGGACAGGGTCTCGATACCATATTGTCGGAAACCGATGAAGTGGCTCTAATCCCTCCCGTTGGAGGCGGTTAATTGATGCGGTTGGAATTTCGGGGATCTTATCAGTATGTGTACAAACAATTTCTGCTGGAAATGGGCGGGAGAGAGGTGGATGACGCTCACTTGTCTGAAGATGTTGTGATCGCGGGAGAGGGGTGGACGGCTCACTTATCGCCGGAAGATTGGGTGGAAATCACGAAAGTCATCCGTATCCCAAGGACATTCATCACGTTTTCAGGAGATCCGGAAAAAGTGGACCGACTGATTGCCCAATTTCGTCTAAAAGCGCTGCGCGGCGGAGGATAAACAGGTCGCATAGAAAAAAGCGGAAGACCGAGTATGACCGGTCCACCGCTTTTTTCACCTGTTACGAAATAATTTGCAGTTCGCGAAGTTTGGCTTCCGGCACTTTGCCGTTTTCCCAATTGCGAACCTGATAGTATTCTTTCAGCATTTCATCCAGTTTTACAACCTCACCCGCACTGCCTCCTGTTCCTCCTTCTGTCAGGAAGCGCTTCGGCAGGGTGTCCGCTTCCCCGTCAAATCCAGCCAGATTGTTGAAATAACGTTCCAAGTTGTAAATTCGCTCGCCAATTGTCAATACATCTTCCGGTGTAAGTTCGATCCCAACAACAGACGAGTACTGTTCCGCATATTCGGGCAAACCTTCTGCGAAAGAAGAGAATTTGCAAATATCGAGCGAATCGGAGAATGCGTGCATGTCTTGGAAAATCTTCAACAAGGCGCCTTTCCCTTCCGGCTTCAGACGATCAGTCGGTTCGGGGATACCCATAATTTCACTGGCCACTGTGTACCCGCGCAGGTGGCAAGCCCCCCGGTTGCTGGTTGCATATGCAAGACCCATTCCCTGAATCCCACGCGGGTCGTAAGCCGGGATGGATTGCCCTTTAACCGCCATCGCCAGATCCTTATCTCCGAATGCGGCAGCAGCACGGGCTCCACCTTCGGCAAGAATGTTGCCTACGCCTTCCCGTTTTGCAGTCTTCTCAATCCAATCGATCATGACGTCCACGTCGCCCCAATCGATACGGTCCTTAGACAATCCTTTTTCGTAAGCTTCCATGGCAACTGACAGCGTGTTCCCCATTTCGATGGTATCCATGCCATATTCATTGCATTGGTCAAGCATGTAAGCAATCGCTTCTTTATTGTTGTGACCGCAATTCGCGCCAAGCGCCCAGGCGGTTTCATACTCATAACTTTCCACTCGGGTTTTGTATTTTCCATCCGGCACTTCGACAAGTTTTTTGCAGGCAACCGGACAGGCATGACAGGTCGGTTCTTCTACCAGAATCGTATCCCGGATCGTTTCACCGCTAATTTCGTCAGCCCCCTCCCAATGCGAAACTTGTGAGTTTTTGCCTGGCAATGCGCCGACCGTATTGGTTACGTTCATCAGAACGTTGGTTCCATACAGGGACAGACCTCCCTTGTTGGGGGCCGTAACAGGAGAATCCATCAGCGTTTTCAAGGCGTTTCTGACAGCCGTTTTGTATTTTTCTTCGTCTGCCGGTTTCGGCATGTTCGATTTAGCTTTTACCACGATTGCTTTTAGATTCTTGGCGCCCATTACCGCACCGGTGCCTCCGCGTCCGGCAGAACGGTCGTTTTCGTTGAGAATGGCCGCAAACTTTACCAATTTCTCCCCCGCAACGCCAATCGCCATGACCGCCAAATCTTCTGCTCCATAACGGTCCTGCAGCACTTTAATTGTCGCCCGCGTAGACTTGCCCCACAGATCGGACGCGTCACGCAGTTCTACATTCCCATCCTCTACATACAGGTAGACCGGTTTATTGCTTTTGCCTTTAAAAATGAGTCCGTCCAGATTTGCCCACTTCAATCTGGCAGCCGTCCATCCCCCCATATGTGAATCGGTAACAGTGCCAGTCAGAGGCGACTTTGTGACAACAGCCAACCGGCCGCTCATATTGATACGAGTTCCGGTCAGCGGACCCGTCATGACGCAAAGCAGGTTATCTGGGGAAAGGGGATCAACTTGTGCACCATTGTCAAGCACATATTTAACACCCAATCCGCGTCCACCTACATATTTCCTGGCATTTTCCTCACCGATCGGACGGTAGTCAATATTTCCGTCGGTTAAATTGACCCAGGCAATTCGATCACGGTATCCACCCAATTTCATTCTTTTTCCCCTCCTAATAGACAAATTTTTCAGAATCAATGCTACTCTTATTATACTATATGAACGTTTCAAATTCCTTCTAGTAATGTATGCCTATATAAGTTAAGTTATGAAGCTCTTAATTTGGCACGGTCATTCGGTAAGAAACTGCCAATCCCCCAAGCTGCAATCGGAAGAATTGCTAGAAAGCGGAGAGCCGATGTTATTCCGAAGCTGTCTGCCAAATGGCCGAATACAGAAGCTCCAATCCCCCCGGCCCCTAATCCCAATCCAATCATCAGTCCGGAAATCATGCCTACTTTACCCGGCACAAGTTCCTGCGCATATACAACCGTGACTGCAAAACTGCACAAGCCGAAAAATCCGCAGAAAAAAATATTAATGAATGCCCAAACGCCTGATAGATAGGGAATCAGCAGAATAAACGGCAGCGACAGTACAAGTGAGTATACCAACACCTGTTTTTTTCCGAAACGATCGGCCAACGCGCCGCCAAAATAGGTGCCTACCGCACCCGCCATCAAAAACACGAACAAAACCATTTCGGACAACGTGACTGATGCTTTGTTGACATCGACAAAGTATACCGGAAGAAAGCTGGCAATCCCGCTTTGTAAAGCGGAACGGATCAGGACGATCGCCACCAAAAGAAGTAACGGCCCGTAGCGGAAGGTAACCGTTTCGGCCGCCGCTTGCTTTTTGACCGATGTGCGATCTTTATACCAGACAGAGACCGCCCAAAGAGTCACAGCCGACAAAGCGGCAGGAACTACCAACCAAAAAGAACCGTGCATCCCTAGCGGAATCAGCAAAGCGGCCACAAACAGCGGCCCGCTTGCCTGCCCGGCATTGCCGCCCATCTGAAAAATCGACTGTGCTGTGTTTTTTTTAGGTCCTGCAGCAAGATGGGCTACTCTTGACGCCTCCGGGTGAAACGTAGCAGACGCCAGTCCGATCAACGCCACCATCCAAAGAACCTGGGCATAACTGCTGGCCAGCCCCATTCCTACGAAACCTGCCCCGGCTATCACGGCAGCCAGCGGCAACAACCACGGATATGGTTTTTTGTCAGTGGCAAACCCAATGGCCGGCTGAAAAACGGAAGATATGGCAGTCGTCACCAGAACGACTATCCCCAACTGTGTATAGCTCAGATCGAACGCATTTTTTAAAACCGGCAGCATGGACTGCACCAAAGATGTCAACAAGTCTTGCAAAAAATGCGCCGCACAGATAAAGTATAAAATCCGGTAATGCGTTTTACTCCCCTGTCCTTGTAAAACCGTCTCCTTCCCTCTGATAACCGTCTGCATTTCTTATGCCTCCCAGTAACGGAACTCCTTATCACAAAGCACGCGGGGACAGAATGACCCCGTCTTCATCCGCATACACAAAATGGCCCGGCGTCCATTTGACACCGCCAAACTCAAGCACAACGTCCCGTTTACCCTTGCCTTCTTTCTTACTTTTTAGCGGATTGCTGCCAATTGCCAACACACCGATTTTTTGCAGGGCAAGATCGGCTACGTCACGCGCACACCCGTTAATAATCACACCCGCCAAACCGCGTGATTCGGCGATTGCACCCAAAACGTCTCCCAGCAGGGCGCACCGTTTCGACCCGCCGCCGTCAACTACCAGTACAGTTCCTGCCGGAAGCGTTTCCAATGCTTGTCGAACCAGTACGTTGTCCTCATACACTTGAAGCGTCGCAATCGGACCTGAAAAACGGCGGTTGCCTCCATAGGATTGAAACCCAATCTCGCACACCTGCAGTTCTTCCGAAAACTCATCGCACAGATCAGCCGTTTTGAAACTCATATTTTTTTATACTCCCCCACTTTAATTTTGTAGTTAGTGTAACACGCTTTATGAAAACAAACGAGTCCCTAAACGGGACCCGTTCTCTGTTCCTCTGCCTTTATCCTTTCGGGCGAAATGCAAGTGCCCCCAACAATCCGAATATGATAGCAGCTGAAATACCAGCGCTTGTCACTTCAAAAATCCCTGTTATCACCCCGATGATTCCATCATGTTCCGCCTCTGCCATCGCTCCGTGCACCAAAGCGTTGCCAAAACTTGTGATCGGCACCGAAGCACCTGCGCCGGCAAATTTAATCATCGGATCATACAGGCCGAATCCATCCAGCACGGCACCTACCACGACGAGCGTTGACATGGCATGCGCCGGAGTCAGCTTCATTACATCGAGCAAAAATTGGCCAATTATACAGATCGCGCCTCCCACCAAAAATGCCCACAAATACGTCATCCTGATCCTCCTTAAGCTCATTCCGTTTCGATTGAAACCGCATGGGCGATACAAGGAATGCTTTCTCCCTGCTGATAGGACAGCGGAGAGAGCAATGCGCCGGTAGCTACCACCAGAATTTTTTTCCAGGTGCCTTCCTTCATCTTCCGCAGTAAATGTCCGTATGTAACAGCAGCCGAACAGCCGCATCCACTGGCTCCCGACCATACGTCAGGGTTGTCGCCGTACAGGATGATGCCGCAGTCCTGATAACGGTCAAGCGGAATCTCGATTTGATGTTTGGGCAGCAATTCGGAAAGGATCGAATGACCCACTCGCCCCAAATCGCCCGTCACCACCAAATCATAATAATCGTAGGGCAACTGGCGATCACGAAAATGGGCTTCGATTGTATTCAGGGCAGCAGGCGCCATAGCGCCTCCCATGTTGAACGGATCCTTCAATCCCATATCCACTACGCGTCCGATTGTGGCAGACGTAACACGCAGCCCTTCCCCGTTTGCGGAGACAACCGCCGCCCCTGATGCTGTCGCCGTCCACTGGGCAGTCGGCGGTTTTTGCGAACCGTATTCGGTTGGATACCGATACTGTTTTTCAGCGGACGCGTTGTGGCTGCATGTAGCGGCCAGCACATATTCGGCCGACTGGCTGTCTACCATCAATGCAGCCAGAGCCAAACCTTCCATGGATGTGGAACACGCGCCGAACAAGCCGAGAAACGGGATTGTCAAGGTCCGTGCACCGAAACTGGAAGAAACAATCTGGTTCATTAAATCGCCGCTCAGAAAGAAGTTAATGGTTTCTTTTGTGAGACCCGCTTTTTCGATCGCCTTGTCACACGCTTCTTCCAGCAGCGTGCGTTCCGCCTTTTCCCAGCTGTCCTGACCTATCATCAAATCGCTGTGCAGCGTGTCAAAATCTTCCGCGATCGGGCCCTTCGCTTCAAACGGACCACCGATGGCGGATGCCGAACGAATCACTGGTTTACTGGCAAACACCCAGGTTTGATGACCTTTCAGCATGGCTATCCCCCCATTTTTATCAGCGTTTTGATGATCCCAATCACAAAGGCTGCCACCGAACCAAATACAATGACCGATCCTGCCAATTTGAACATATTGCCGCCAATCCCCAACACCATCCCTTCGCTGCGATGTTCAATCGCCGCAGAAACGATAGAATTGGCAAATCCGGTCACCGGGACTGCCGTTCCCGCTCCCGCCCATTGGGCAATCCGGTCATATATGCCAAGCCCCGTTAAAATAACGGACAGAAGGATTAGCACAGCGACCATCGGATTGCTTGCT
The sequence above is a segment of the Effusibacillus dendaii genome. Coding sequences within it:
- a CDS encoding ubiquitin-like small modifier protein 1, which translates into the protein MVIKVFATFRQIVKGKQVSVEFKDGQTIGQLLQSLIEQFPAFQNELFDEENQLHQHVHVFINGKNIIHGQGLDTILSETDEVALIPPVGGG
- a CDS encoding aldehyde ferredoxin oxidoreductase family protein, yielding MKLGGYRDRIAWVNLTDGNIDYRPIGEENARKYVGGRGLGVKYVLDNGAQVDPLSPDNLLCVMTGPLTGTRINMSGRLAVVTKSPLTGTVTDSHMGGWTAARLKWANLDGLIFKGKSNKPVYLYVEDGNVELRDASDLWGKSTRATIKVLQDRYGAEDLAVMAIGVAGEKLVKFAAILNENDRSAGRGGTGAVMGAKNLKAIVVKAKSNMPKPADEEKYKTAVRNALKTLMDSPVTAPNKGGLSLYGTNVLMNVTNTVGALPGKNSQVSHWEGADEISGETIRDTILVEEPTCHACPVACKKLVEVPDGKYKTRVESYEYETAWALGANCGHNNKEAIAYMLDQCNEYGMDTIEMGNTLSVAMEAYEKGLSKDRIDWGDVDVMIDWIEKTAKREGVGNILAEGGARAAAAFGDKDLAMAVKGQSIPAYDPRGIQGMGLAYATSNRGACHLRGYTVASEIMGIPEPTDRLKPEGKGALLKIFQDMHAFSDSLDICKFSSFAEGLPEYAEQYSSVVGIELTPEDVLTIGERIYNLERYFNNLAGFDGEADTLPKRFLTEGGTGGSAGEVVKLDEMLKEYYQVRNWENGKVPEAKLRELQIIS
- a CDS encoding MFS transporter, giving the protein MQTVIRGKETVLQGQGSKTHYRILYFICAAHFLQDLLTSLVQSMLPVLKNAFDLSYTQLGIVVLVTTAISSVFQPAIGFATDKKPYPWLLPLAAVIAGAGFVGMGLASSYAQVLWMVALIGLASATFHPEASRVAHLAAGPKKNTAQSIFQMGGNAGQASGPLFVAALLIPLGMHGSFWLVVPAALSAVTLWAVSVWYKDRTSVKKQAAAETVTFRYGPLLLLVAIVLIRSALQSGIASFLPVYFVDVNKASVTLSEMVLFVFLMAGAVGTYFGGALADRFGKKQVLVYSLVLSLPFILLIPYLSGVWAFINIFFCGFFGLCSFAVTVVYAQELVPGKVGMISGLMIGLGLGAGGIGASVFGHLADSFGITSALRFLAILPIAAWGIGSFLPNDRAKLRAS
- the rraA gene encoding ribonuclease E activity regulator RraA; amino-acid sequence: MSFKTADLCDEFSEELQVCEIGFQSYGGNRRFSGPIATLQVYEDNVLVRQALETLPAGTVLVVDGGGSKRCALLGDVLGAIAESRGLAGVIINGCARDVADLALQKIGVLAIGSNPLKSKKEGKGKRDVVLEFGGVKWTPGHFVYADEDGVILSPRAL
- the spoVAE gene encoding stage V sporulation protein AE, whose protein sequence is MTYLWAFLVGGAICIIGQFLLDVMKLTPAHAMSTLVVVGAVLDGFGLYDPMIKFAGAGASVPITSFGNALVHGAMAEAEHDGIIGVITGIFEVTSAGISAAIIFGLLGALAFRPKG
- the spoVAD gene encoding stage V sporulation protein AD; translation: MLKGHQTWVFASKPVIRSASAIGGPFEAKGPIAEDFDTLHSDLMIGQDSWEKAERTLLEEACDKAIEKAGLTKETINFFLSGDLMNQIVSSSFGARTLTIPFLGLFGACSTSMEGLALAALMVDSQSAEYVLAATCSHNASAEKQYRYPTEYGSQKPPTAQWTATASGAAVVSANGEGLRVTSATIGRVVDMGLKDPFNMGGAMAPAALNTIEAHFRDRQLPYDYYDLVVTGDLGRVGHSILSELLPKHQIEIPLDRYQDCGIILYGDNPDVWSGASGCGCSAAVTYGHLLRKMKEGTWKKILVVATGALLSPLSYQQGESIPCIAHAVSIETE
- the spoVAC gene encoding stage V sporulation protein AC, whose product is MANQKKKKLTPVQQKYQAVAKRHEPPRPLLRNFTAAFLVGGLICLIGQAIQDFFIRYFHFTQKTASNPMVAVLILLSVILTGLGIYDRIAQWAGAGTAVPVTGFANSIVSAAIEHRSEGMVLGIGGNMFKLAGSVIVFGSVAAFVIGIIKTLIKMGG